GCGTGAACTGGGCTTTTTCGCCGATGGCTCGCACGCGCAGTTCGTCAAACTGCCAGCCAATGGCGTGGCGCACAAACCGTCGCACTTGAGTTTCGCCCAGGCGGCCAGCCTCGGCGTGCCGTACACCACGGCGTGGGATGCGCTGGAGCGTAGCTTGGTGACGGCTGAAACCCGTTTGCTGGTGATCGGTGGCGGCGCGGTGGCCACGGCGGCGTTGGCGCTGGCCAAGGTGCGCGGCGCGCAGATACTGGCAGCGGCGCGGCGGCCGGAGCAGGTCAAGGAGTTGCAGGCGCAGGGCTTCCAGACGATTCAGCTGGATAAACCCGAAGACCTCGGCGCGCAGGTCAACGCGGTGTACAGCGGTGGCGCTGACGTGATCTTCGACACCACCGGCTTCTGGCTGCCGGCCTCGGTGGCGGCACTGGCAGCGTTCGGCCGCATCGCGATCATCGCCGCACCGGTCGACGGCCATGTGCAGTTGCCGGCGCTGGCGTTGTACCGCAAGGGCGGTTCGGTGGTCGGGATCAACTCGCTGCTGTACGGCGTGCAAGCCTGTGCGGCGATGCTCGAGCAGTTTGGGCGGTTCTTTGATGAGGATCTGTTGCCGTTGCCGCAGGGGTTGGTGCAGGTGCCATTGGCGGAGGGGGTGGACAGCTACGCGCAGGTGAATCAGGGCAGTGGCGACAAGGTCATCCTGATTCCCTGACACCGCAAAACAACTGTGGGAGCGGGCTTGCTCGCGAAAGCGGTATGT
The Pseudomonas fluorescens genome window above contains:
- a CDS encoding quinone oxidoreductase family protein; this encodes MKALQFDKTGDLSSLHFVDVPTPVPGADEVLVEIKAAGLNPSDVKNVLGRFPYTTLPRIPGRDFAGVVVEGPQALLGQEVWGTGRELGFFADGSHAQFVKLPANGVAHKPSHLSFAQAASLGVPYTTAWDALERSLVTAETRLLVIGGGAVATAALALAKVRGAQILAAARRPEQVKELQAQGFQTIQLDKPEDLGAQVNAVYSGGADVIFDTTGFWLPASVAALAAFGRIAIIAAPVDGHVQLPALALYRKGGSVVGINSLLYGVQACAAMLEQFGRFFDEDLLPLPQGLVQVPLAEGVDSYAQVNQGSGDKVILIP